Proteins found in one Leptospira neocaledonica genomic segment:
- a CDS encoding 4Fe-4S dicluster domain-containing protein encodes MNRKDFFRKGLAKAFSVMEEGVNEISETWKTAVEEDKKAEPKTALPKKTQIKVPKPKTVKSKFKGFRNLQFPPGADAKGKRFFSKCTACSDCIYACPYSVLFPVPDDKTGKHFPHMDVNLNACMLCKDYPCISACETGALLPYKENQSPKFGKAKGFFQHCINSRTGEKTCETCAITCPIPNVVQFKGNKPNFSNDCVGCGLCVSSCPTFPKAIQVQ; translated from the coding sequence ATGAACCGAAAAGACTTCTTCCGGAAAGGCTTAGCAAAAGCATTTTCCGTAATGGAAGAAGGCGTAAATGAAATTTCGGAAACCTGGAAAACTGCTGTAGAGGAAGATAAAAAAGCAGAACCAAAAACGGCCCTACCTAAAAAAACTCAGATCAAGGTTCCTAAACCTAAAACAGTTAAAAGTAAATTTAAAGGTTTTAGAAATTTACAATTTCCTCCCGGAGCGGACGCAAAAGGAAAACGATTCTTTTCCAAATGTACTGCTTGCAGTGATTGTATCTATGCATGTCCTTATTCAGTTCTCTTTCCAGTTCCTGACGATAAGACTGGTAAACATTTTCCTCATATGGATGTGAATCTGAATGCATGTATGTTATGCAAAGATTATCCATGTATCTCAGCTTGTGAGACAGGCGCACTCTTACCCTATAAAGAAAATCAATCTCCTAAATTCGGAAAAGCAAAAGGTTTCTTCCAACATTGTATCAATTCCAGAACAGGAGAAAAAACCTGCGAAACCTGCGCAATCACCTGCCCTATTCCAAATGTAGTTCAGTTCAAAGGAAACAAACCAAACTTTTCTAATGACTGTGTGGGTTGCGGCTTATGTGTTTCTTCTTGTCCTACTTTCCCTAAGGCTATCCAAGTACAATGA
- a CDS encoding SpoIID/LytB domain-containing protein, with protein sequence MSNLSKLVCLAFLLLFSNSLFADQIPNKIKIGILSKYSPDTVRIITKNSRIQYSGKNSLEKDKTILIRAEEDQIRIIDGTRNSRAEHILFSGGEYELEVPKDQSPKKYRGDLEISSSKGKLKLILIVPLEEYVLIGMISEFGNLLYPKNEKIPNANWKQEYTIAALAMIRSYALANLGRHSKEGHDLCDLTHCLQFSGKLKKENINFSPSKKIILQDKGGKVLETFFHSTCGGNLSSPSVLWKNFKNPQYYRSGPDTKGGEVQCKNSPYFSWETFISKEEIESALETKQITELEPKYSESRITSLEYKDYSGKKNIQASEFLSKIGKSLGWNKTKSNDFKIETSARGFYLKGKGFGHGIGLCQYGAREMAFRGAKSEEILQFYFPGAELRQIP encoded by the coding sequence ATGAGTAATCTTTCCAAACTTGTATGTTTGGCATTTCTACTTTTATTCTCTAATTCTTTATTCGCAGATCAAATCCCAAATAAGATCAAAATAGGAATCTTATCTAAATATTCTCCGGACACGGTCCGTATCATTACGAAAAATTCTAGAATTCAATATTCAGGAAAAAATAGTTTAGAAAAAGATAAAACGATTTTGATCCGAGCAGAAGAAGATCAAATCAGAATTATAGACGGAACCAGGAACTCAAGAGCGGAACATATTCTATTTTCCGGTGGAGAATATGAACTCGAAGTTCCTAAAGATCAGAGCCCTAAAAAATATCGAGGAGATCTGGAAATATCGTCTTCGAAAGGAAAACTAAAACTTATACTTATCGTTCCATTAGAGGAATATGTATTGATCGGAATGATTTCAGAATTTGGGAATCTACTTTATCCTAAGAACGAAAAGATTCCGAATGCAAACTGGAAACAGGAATACACAATAGCTGCGTTAGCAATGATCCGTTCTTATGCGCTCGCAAACCTAGGAAGACATTCCAAAGAAGGTCACGATCTTTGCGATCTAACTCATTGCCTTCAATTTTCAGGAAAATTAAAAAAGGAGAATATAAACTTCTCTCCTTCTAAAAAAATAATTCTGCAAGACAAAGGTGGAAAAGTGTTAGAAACATTCTTTCATTCTACCTGCGGAGGAAATTTATCTTCTCCTTCTGTTCTTTGGAAAAATTTTAAAAATCCTCAATACTATAGATCGGGTCCCGATACCAAGGGAGGGGAAGTACAATGCAAAAATTCTCCGTATTTTTCTTGGGAAACTTTTATTTCAAAAGAAGAAATCGAATCTGCCCTGGAAACAAAACAGATAACCGAATTAGAACCTAAGTATTCTGAATCCAGAATAACTTCCTTAGAATATAAGGATTATTCGGGAAAAAAGAATATCCAAGCCTCCGAATTTTTATCTAAAATCGGTAAATCATTAGGCTGGAATAAAACCAAGAGTAACGATTTTAAGATCGAAACAAGCGCTCGAGGATTTTATTTAAAAGGAAAAGGATTCGGACATGGGATCGGTCTTTGTCAATATGGCGCAAGAGAAATGGCGTTTCGAGGAGCGAAATCAGAAGAGATACTTCAATTTTACTTTCCAGGCGCGGAACTGAGGCAAATCCCTTGA
- a CDS encoding penicillin-binding transpeptidase domain-containing protein — translation MNSKVYYKIRILCAVLFLCAVGIGAAPKFSYSYLDETVKEFESKNSTSSVVLMEIESGKVEYIYRPEIAVSKKLPPGSLVKTFSALTLLKYKDNLGFSPEKKVLCKGRFYPKENLAPIKSDLNTFHLPQDENGKEYLRCSLAKGHGEMDLRSALVQSCNVYFLTNASSDPDLFYSKLYEDWSLGKSTRSRLDSYIEPSDTNFTSISPLRKVAASIGEGGLLLSPLKISQLYASIWKEGPRLSPYWGPDRKPIRSEDNPYTGKDLRWIVSALSEVPRSGTLKDLNISENGNVEILGAKTGTGTKFMHKYETHGWTVLSFRKDQKLYVLTVFVDNGSGGNQAKSLASILLDKIDPKSKNSAIKSGK, via the coding sequence ATGAATTCAAAAGTATATTATAAAATCAGAATTCTTTGCGCTGTGCTCTTTCTTTGCGCGGTTGGAATCGGAGCGGCACCGAAATTTTCTTACTCGTATTTGGATGAAACGGTAAAAGAATTCGAATCTAAAAATTCTACATCTTCTGTAGTCTTGATGGAAATTGAATCCGGAAAAGTAGAATATATTTACAGACCGGAGATAGCAGTTTCAAAAAAATTACCTCCCGGTTCATTAGTAAAAACCTTTTCAGCTTTAACTTTATTAAAATACAAAGACAATCTTGGATTCTCTCCTGAAAAAAAGGTCTTATGCAAGGGTAGATTTTATCCTAAAGAAAATTTAGCTCCGATTAAATCGGATCTAAACACATTCCATTTGCCTCAGGATGAAAACGGAAAAGAGTATTTGAGATGTTCCTTGGCAAAAGGCCATGGAGAAATGGATCTCAGATCTGCATTAGTTCAATCATGCAATGTATATTTTTTAACGAATGCCTCATCCGACCCTGATCTGTTTTATTCCAAATTGTACGAGGATTGGAGTTTGGGAAAATCCACTCGATCTAGATTGGATTCTTATATAGAACCTTCTGATACAAATTTTACTTCTATCAGCCCCTTGCGAAAAGTAGCGGCTTCTATTGGAGAAGGTGGGCTTCTTTTAAGTCCTTTGAAAATTTCACAGTTGTACGCTTCTATTTGGAAAGAAGGTCCTAGACTTTCTCCTTATTGGGGACCGGATCGAAAGCCTATTCGATCGGAAGATAATCCTTATACAGGAAAGGATTTGAGATGGATCGTTTCTGCTCTTTCCGAGGTTCCGAGATCAGGAACATTAAAGGATTTGAATATTTCTGAAAATGGAAACGTGGAAATCCTGGGTGCAAAAACCGGAACTGGAACTAAATTTATGCACAAGTATGAAACCCACGGATGGACAGTATTATCTTTTCGTAAAGATCAAAAATTGTATGTACTAACCGTTTTCGTGGACAATGGTTCCGGAGGGAATCAGGCCAAATCCTTGGCTTCGATTCTTCTGGATAAGATCGATCCAAAAAGTAAAAATTCTGCAATAAAATCAGGTAAATAA
- a CDS encoding DUF2135 domain-containing protein has translation MFFSNPNMSSGKLSRGLGIRFLASFVIVYSISIMYLNAEAVSIDSPNGGFTTERIQKISGTVTGISPEKVTVVINGIPQMVPLYAGKFSFSTVASPGDNLVEVRAGRAYDKVSFFAKVPPRDIKVVLTWDTSSYTDLWVIDPSGEKCYWAHTSTKSGGNLVYDDATFAPQTFTMSKALPGNYAVQAQYYAPFNAHVTRAKVYIVLYEGTPREKRKQYQFTMTRAQQVYHLGNFEIEPD, from the coding sequence ATGTTTTTTTCCAATCCAAATATGTCTTCTGGAAAGTTGAGCAGAGGTCTTGGAATACGGTTCCTTGCGTCCTTTGTCATAGTATATTCGATTTCCATAATGTATTTGAATGCAGAAGCTGTTTCGATAGATTCTCCTAATGGCGGCTTTACTACCGAGAGAATCCAAAAAATTTCAGGAACTGTGACAGGTATTAGCCCAGAGAAAGTCACGGTAGTTATCAATGGTATTCCTCAGATGGTGCCCTTGTATGCCGGAAAGTTTTCCTTTAGCACTGTGGCTTCTCCCGGAGACAATCTGGTGGAGGTCCGTGCAGGCAGGGCTTATGATAAGGTCAGCTTTTTTGCAAAGGTTCCTCCTCGAGATATCAAAGTTGTTCTGACCTGGGATACTTCGAGTTATACGGATCTTTGGGTAATCGATCCTTCGGGGGAAAAGTGTTACTGGGCCCATACTTCCACTAAGTCTGGAGGAAATCTAGTTTATGATGATGCTACTTTCGCTCCTCAAACTTTTACCATGTCTAAGGCTCTACCCGGAAATTATGCAGTCCAAGCACAGTATTATGCTCCGTTTAATGCCCATGTTACCAGAGCCAAGGTATATATAGTTCTGTATGAAGGAACTCCCAGAGAAAAAAGAAAACAATATCAATTCACAATGACCAGGGCCCAGCAAGTTTATCATCTGGGTAATTTTGAGATAGAGCCGGATTGA
- a CDS encoding YfaP family protein has translation MKSTFNNLLLSFLLLFGSATFAQTVTIDSPHGGFTTERIQTVSGSVSGNLEKATIVINGIPQMIRLQGGKFSLSTVVAPGTNLIEVKAGNASDRVSFFAAVPPRDIKVVLTWDTATDVDLWVLDPTGEKCFYANRSTKTGGNLDVDVVDGYGPETFTMSKALPGNYSIQVQYYGSYDKPVTRVNVYVVLNEGKPNERRKQFQFVMTRSQQVYHIANFEIDPES, from the coding sequence ATGAAATCAACGTTCAATAATCTACTTCTAAGTTTCCTTTTACTTTTTGGATCTGCTACGTTCGCGCAGACTGTGACTATAGATTCTCCTCATGGTGGTTTCACTACTGAAAGGATCCAAACTGTTTCCGGTTCTGTTAGTGGAAATCTAGAAAAAGCGACTATTGTAATTAACGGAATTCCTCAGATGATCCGTTTACAAGGCGGAAAATTTTCCTTAAGCACAGTAGTTGCTCCAGGAACAAATCTGATCGAAGTAAAAGCAGGCAACGCAAGCGATAGAGTTTCTTTCTTCGCAGCCGTTCCACCTAGAGATATCAAAGTGGTTCTTACTTGGGACACGGCGACTGATGTCGATCTTTGGGTTTTGGATCCTACGGGAGAAAAATGTTTTTATGCAAATCGTTCCACTAAGACCGGAGGAAATTTGGATGTGGACGTAGTGGATGGATATGGTCCTGAAACTTTTACCATGTCCAAGGCATTACCAGGGAATTATTCCATCCAAGTGCAGTATTACGGTTCTTATGATAAGCCGGTCACCAGAGTAAATGTGTATGTGGTCTTGAACGAAGGAAAGCCGAACGAAAGAAGAAAACAATTTCAGTTCGTGATGACACGTTCCCAGCAAGTATATCATATTGCGAATTTCGAGATAGATCCGGAATCCTAA
- a CDS encoding alpha-2-macroglobulin family protein, giving the protein MRTRVSDRKKIIFSFLAILIFALGLFYVKPNLFGSAAFYLGTDRSFGSGENAYVNLEGNGTVNYEFRVYKIADPQAFLTKKVKERLVQENNDGAFGNPIALFTRTVDKFTYNFRKVARKEFNSKTRSELKKTLGIDYEKPDEYKPLAVPAILKDQELVATFSIPTVTSFWAYRRIPVPIRDNGVYLVEGVSGSQLAYTILIKSGLNFLVKQSDAETFVYVGRKDSGEPVSDVDLTLFNLENGQAFQTGKTSSDGTYFYKGRSPVKGLVLAHKNGEYSVSDPEFYSSSFYGEGGPRAYIYTDRPVYRPGDTVYFKGIVRNFSQDDYRTISGTGVIAVASEQGETSIPSVPINISGDNGTFSGEFVVPESANATLGNYSLILNFRDKTFQTEFAVEAYKKPTFLVSVSVPKSNYLQREEVNALVKARYYYGQPVAGQEVAYRVFRRPKFDYSPVGTINFDASSDYLEQSGQSDKQELVLDGKGKLDSKGQYSISFKPDKSDADSVYTIIASVQSEDMTLDGSASFSVNRSAFFVRISKDNSVYEPGKEAKLTVNLIAYDKTLSEVERQKMVGNRNVDLILYNRDIQFVKEANRSKISSLSVMTSASGVGTASFTIPKRGQFVLVAETKDPNGNLTKSETFFWASSVSDSIEIPFKDITLKPGKDIYSVGDTAEILVLSPVSNGHMVLTLEGNRIFKKEVVKMKGNALKYAVPITAEMSPNFTLSAVQFSGNDVYKSQVRVVAPPEQKFLKVALEPGHKVYRPGDKAEIRLKTTGLGGNGVSAEVSLAIVDEAIYQIKEEKTPNIGTFFYHPRRNNVQTTLASAYKFFGYSENKRLKLALGKKGDSVYSAMKNEDQARDRFKDTSYWNAKVKTGPDGTATVSFNLPDNLTSWRVTAIAITPDTKVGRGQTSFVTKKDLMILGGMPRFIIKGETQKVSATISNQSPSKLPIKVTVKAEGAKILGNSETTINLEPGQNQSLHFDVQTLADPKIKSAKISILAAASGYQDLLKSEIPLKTWGLPKTISDSLGMEEGEHSGVLNLEAPKELGDPRLEVRLSPASLPALRQSLDYLADYPYGCVEQTMSRFYPLLSAQKAGFINERLRKELPKMIDIGLKRVSELQRTDGGFGWFEGGVESDVLMSAYVYRGLAVSQKNGAKVPAPVLSRARAYLYDVLGKGDLSPNAKAYIIFSLSEGGNLEDSILDGLVKSSAKLNQYGQALLALTLANKGKKAEASTWFKKGVETSGFGKKPFFKLTSYGKNPRWEEDRIETISALLSAGVRLGEDKVILANLASSLLSNRIELAWNNSRDTSAAVLALSEFLASIRESETPANVEIILNGTSLKTVTLPPKSEQGELYKIPIPSELIRSGPNKVEVLKKDGPVLYATASLYYTDRSKKIQTYSNGIKVKRTYYKLKVESNDITPVESKTFQPGDLVMVEVSVQKEGDADSYYQVEDSLLPGFSFLQRDAEYYAGDLKMEYLSRQIYDDRAVFFVGGPTKEFKVRYFIRAEVGGKYKVIPARASLMYYSEVTGASSDDEINVQ; this is encoded by the coding sequence ATGAGAACTCGTGTATCGGATCGTAAAAAGATAATATTCTCTTTTCTCGCAATTTTGATCTTTGCATTAGGATTATTTTATGTGAAACCGAATCTATTCGGTTCCGCTGCATTTTATCTGGGAACGGATCGCAGTTTTGGCTCCGGTGAAAATGCTTATGTAAATCTGGAAGGAAACGGAACTGTAAATTACGAATTTAGAGTATATAAGATTGCCGATCCGCAAGCGTTCTTGACCAAGAAAGTAAAGGAAAGATTGGTCCAAGAGAATAATGACGGAGCCTTCGGAAATCCGATCGCACTCTTTACAAGAACTGTAGATAAATTCACTTACAATTTTCGTAAGGTTGCTAGAAAAGAATTCAATTCCAAAACAAGGTCCGAATTGAAAAAGACATTAGGAATTGATTATGAAAAACCTGATGAATATAAACCTTTAGCGGTCCCTGCTATTTTAAAAGACCAAGAATTGGTCGCTACATTCTCCATTCCCACTGTAACTTCTTTTTGGGCGTATCGTAGGATCCCTGTCCCGATCCGAGACAATGGTGTTTACCTTGTAGAAGGAGTTTCCGGATCTCAGTTGGCTTATACAATCCTGATTAAATCCGGTCTGAATTTTTTAGTAAAACAATCGGACGCAGAGACATTCGTGTATGTGGGCCGTAAAGATAGCGGAGAGCCAGTTTCCGATGTAGACCTGACTCTTTTTAATTTAGAGAATGGCCAAGCATTCCAAACTGGAAAAACAAGCTCTGATGGAACTTACTTTTATAAGGGAAGAAGTCCCGTAAAAGGTTTAGTTCTCGCTCATAAGAATGGAGAATATTCGGTTTCCGATCCTGAATTTTATTCCAGTTCCTTTTATGGAGAAGGTGGACCAAGAGCTTATATTTATACAGATCGTCCCGTATATAGACCGGGAGATACTGTTTACTTTAAAGGAATTGTTAGAAACTTTTCCCAAGACGATTATAGAACTATCTCCGGCACCGGTGTGATTGCGGTTGCAAGCGAGCAGGGAGAAACTTCTATTCCTAGCGTTCCGATCAATATTTCCGGAGATAACGGAACTTTTTCAGGAGAATTTGTAGTTCCTGAATCTGCAAATGCTACTCTAGGAAATTATTCTCTTATATTAAATTTCCGTGATAAAACTTTCCAAACCGAATTTGCGGTGGAGGCTTATAAAAAACCGACCTTCTTGGTATCGGTATCTGTTCCTAAATCCAATTATTTACAAAGAGAAGAAGTAAATGCTCTTGTAAAGGCAAGGTATTATTACGGCCAACCGGTAGCCGGGCAAGAGGTTGCTTATAGAGTATTTCGCAGGCCTAAATTCGACTATTCTCCTGTAGGAACGATTAATTTCGATGCTTCTTCCGATTATTTGGAACAGTCCGGACAAAGTGATAAACAAGAATTGGTTTTGGATGGAAAAGGAAAGTTAGATTCCAAGGGACAATATTCTATCAGCTTTAAACCGGATAAATCGGATGCGGATTCTGTTTATACTATCATCGCTTCCGTTCAGTCAGAGGACATGACCTTGGATGGATCTGCTTCCTTTTCCGTAAATCGAAGTGCATTTTTTGTTAGGATCTCCAAGGATAACTCCGTATATGAACCTGGGAAAGAAGCAAAGTTAACCGTAAATCTGATCGCTTATGATAAAACTTTGAGCGAAGTAGAACGCCAGAAAATGGTGGGAAATCGAAATGTGGATCTAATTCTCTACAATCGAGACATCCAATTTGTAAAAGAGGCAAATCGTTCTAAAATTTCTTCTTTGTCTGTGATGACTTCTGCCTCTGGAGTTGGGACCGCTTCTTTCACGATTCCTAAAAGAGGACAATTTGTTTTAGTCGCGGAGACCAAGGATCCGAACGGAAATCTTACAAAGTCCGAAACATTCTTCTGGGCTTCTTCCGTTTCTGATTCTATCGAAATTCCTTTCAAGGATATTACTCTCAAACCTGGTAAGGATATTTATTCCGTAGGAGACACTGCGGAAATTCTGGTCTTAAGTCCCGTTTCAAACGGACATATGGTTCTGACTTTAGAAGGAAATAGGATCTTCAAAAAAGAAGTGGTGAAGATGAAGGGAAACGCTTTAAAATATGCGGTTCCGATCACTGCGGAAATGAGTCCGAATTTCACGTTATCTGCAGTTCAGTTTTCAGGAAATGATGTTTATAAAAGCCAAGTAAGAGTGGTCGCCCCTCCTGAGCAGAAATTCCTGAAAGTAGCTTTAGAGCCAGGACATAAGGTATATCGCCCCGGTGATAAAGCTGAGATCCGCTTAAAAACTACGGGCCTTGGAGGCAACGGAGTTTCTGCGGAAGTTTCTCTTGCAATAGTGGATGAGGCAATCTATCAGATCAAAGAGGAGAAGACCCCGAATATAGGAACATTCTTCTATCATCCAAGAAGAAATAACGTGCAGACCACTTTGGCATCCGCTTATAAGTTTTTCGGATATTCGGAAAATAAAAGATTAAAACTAGCCTTGGGGAAAAAAGGAGACTCCGTTTATTCTGCGATGAAAAACGAGGACCAGGCGCGAGATCGTTTTAAAGATACAAGTTATTGGAATGCAAAAGTAAAAACCGGGCCGGATGGGACTGCTACTGTTAGTTTTAATCTTCCGGACAATTTGACTTCTTGGAGAGTGACCGCAATCGCTATCACTCCGGACACTAAAGTAGGAAGAGGTCAAACCAGTTTTGTTACCAAAAAAGATCTGATGATCTTAGGTGGAATGCCAAGATTTATCATCAAGGGGGAAACTCAAAAAGTTTCCGCTACGATTTCTAATCAATCTCCAAGCAAACTTCCTATTAAGGTTACCGTAAAAGCAGAAGGCGCAAAAATTTTAGGAAACTCCGAAACTACAATCAATTTGGAGCCAGGTCAAAACCAATCTCTACATTTTGATGTGCAGACTCTTGCAGATCCTAAAATCAAATCCGCGAAGATCAGCATTCTTGCGGCGGCCTCTGGTTACCAAGATTTACTTAAATCTGAAATCCCACTCAAGACTTGGGGATTGCCTAAAACTATTTCGGATAGTTTAGGAATGGAAGAAGGAGAACATTCAGGAGTTCTAAACTTAGAAGCGCCTAAAGAATTAGGAGACCCTCGTTTGGAGGTTCGACTCAGTCCTGCTTCCTTACCAGCTTTAAGGCAGTCTCTGGATTATCTTGCAGATTACCCTTATGGTTGTGTGGAACAAACTATGAGTAGATTCTATCCTCTTTTATCCGCTCAAAAGGCCGGTTTCATCAATGAGAGACTTAGGAAAGAACTTCCTAAGATGATAGATATAGGATTAAAACGAGTGTCGGAACTCCAACGCACTGATGGAGGATTCGGTTGGTTTGAAGGCGGTGTGGAAAGTGATGTTCTGATGTCTGCCTATGTATATAGGGGATTGGCAGTTAGTCAGAAAAACGGAGCCAAGGTTCCTGCTCCAGTATTGAGCCGAGCCAGAGCTTATTTGTATGATGTTTTGGGTAAGGGCGATCTTTCCCCGAATGCAAAGGCATATATTATCTTTTCTTTAAGTGAAGGTGGTAATTTAGAAGATTCGATTTTGGACGGTTTAGTAAAATCGTCCGCTAAGCTGAACCAATACGGGCAAGCATTGCTTGCATTAACATTAGCTAATAAAGGTAAGAAAGCGGAAGCCTCTACCTGGTTTAAAAAAGGAGTGGAGACCAGTGGATTCGGCAAAAAGCCATTCTTCAAACTCACTTCTTACGGTAAAAACCCTCGCTGGGAAGAAGATAGGATTGAAACAATTTCCGCACTTTTGAGCGCGGGAGTTCGATTGGGAGAAGATAAGGTCATTCTTGCAAATCTTGCTTCTTCTCTTTTATCCAATCGTATCGAATTGGCCTGGAATAACTCAAGAGATACATCTGCTGCGGTCTTGGCACTGTCTGAGTTTTTGGCTTCTATTCGTGAATCGGAAACTCCTGCAAATGTAGAGATCATATTGAACGGAACCAGTTTGAAAACCGTAACTCTTCCTCCTAAGTCCGAGCAAGGAGAGTTGTATAAGATCCCGATTCCTTCCGAGTTGATCCGCTCCGGGCCGAACAAAGTTGAAGTTTTGAAAAAGGATGGGCCTGTACTTTATGCAACCGCTTCCTTATACTACACGGATCGAAGTAAGAAGATCCAAACATATTCTAATGGAATCAAAGTAAAACGGACCTACTATAAGTTAAAAGTGGAATCGAATGATATCACTCCAGTAGAATCTAAAACTTTCCAGCCGGGTGATTTGGTAATGGTAGAAGTTTCAGTCCAGAAAGAAGGAGACGCAGACTCTTATTACCAAGTAGAAGATTCACTACTGCCCGGATTCTCATTCTTACAAAGAGATGCAGAGTATTATGCAGGCGATCTGAAGATGGAATATCTAAGTCGGCAGATTTACGACGATAGAGCCGTATTCTTTGTAGGAGGTCCTACAAAAGAATTTAAGGTCCGATATTTTATCAGAGCAGAAGTAGGAGGGAAGTACAAGGTAATTCCAGCCAGAGCTTCCTTAATGTATTATTCAGAAGTAACAGGAGCGAGTTCAGACGATGAAATCAACGTTCAATAA
- a CDS encoding DUF1175 family protein translates to MKFRISYLLVFVLLHCNSYFESVLDPTELRMPADGKSVAVLKISNPIFGAKDNFVWEEIDPELLKLLSREKNDREEILRVQAGKVPSNIRIRTQKGKTVEILLFSRDGDFDQDGFPDSAELRTESDRQTFRDWFVRISLSQYLKENSSWNLKERDCSGLIRFAYKESLKAHTQDWQTRTGILLDKNLPDVREFNYPDIPYIGKNLFRIGEGKFGEFADAESLEKFHTSFVSKELESGLAGDILFFRSDRGVGTNFHSMILIEGEGQNPQLLYHTGSERGIKLIRAKELERSVLFSPEKNNRNFLGVYRFRILE, encoded by the coding sequence TTGAAATTTCGAATTTCTTATCTTCTAGTATTCGTTTTGCTCCATTGTAATTCTTATTTTGAATCCGTTTTGGATCCGACTGAACTGAGGATGCCCGCGGACGGCAAATCGGTTGCCGTATTAAAAATTTCGAATCCGATCTTCGGCGCAAAAGACAATTTTGTTTGGGAAGAGATAGATCCTGAATTACTTAAACTTCTCTCGAGAGAAAAAAACGACAGAGAAGAGATCTTACGAGTGCAAGCGGGGAAGGTCCCTTCAAATATTAGGATACGAACTCAGAAAGGCAAAACGGTTGAAATTTTGCTTTTTAGCCGAGACGGGGATTTTGACCAGGATGGATTTCCTGATTCTGCAGAGCTTAGAACAGAATCGGATCGCCAGACCTTTCGAGACTGGTTTGTTCGGATCTCATTGTCACAATATTTAAAGGAGAATTCCTCCTGGAACCTGAAGGAAAGAGATTGCAGCGGATTGATTCGTTTCGCATATAAGGAGTCTTTAAAGGCTCATACCCAAGATTGGCAAACTCGGACAGGGATCTTATTGGATAAAAATTTACCGGATGTCCGGGAATTTAATTACCCGGATATACCCTATATTGGTAAAAACCTGTTCCGGATCGGAGAGGGCAAATTCGGAGAATTTGCGGACGCGGAAAGTTTGGAAAAGTTCCATACTTCCTTTGTTTCCAAGGAGTTAGAGTCTGGACTAGCGGGAGATATTCTCTTTTTCAGATCGGATCGCGGAGTTGGGACAAATTTCCATTCTATGATCCTTATAGAGGGAGAAGGTCAAAATCCCCAACTTTTATATCATACCGGTTCGGAACGAGGCATCAAATTGATCCGAGCAAAAGAATTGGAAAGAAGTGTGTTGTTTTCCCCGGAAAAGAATAACCGAAATTTTCTTGGGGTTTATAGATTTCGGATTTTAGAATAG
- a CDS encoding LIC13255 family lipoprotein: protein MKSKSVNFRTSYKSLILLIIVLFGLSDCSDVDDDFYSFGEAATKIMVAYAAKDAECGSSRQITSFVPGKQRKKDVDNCVASVAFEKCSFWTQAGDPVPFACKAIEYRLK from the coding sequence ATGAAATCTAAGAGTGTGAATTTTAGAACTTCCTATAAAAGTCTGATCCTTCTTATAATTGTACTATTCGGTTTGTCGGATTGTTCAGACGTGGACGACGACTTTTATTCCTTTGGAGAAGCAGCTACTAAGATCATGGTAGCTTATGCCGCAAAAGATGCCGAATGCGGATCGAGTAGACAGATCACCTCTTTTGTTCCCGGAAAACAAAGGAAGAAGGATGTGGACAATTGTGTTGCCTCAGTCGCTTTCGAAAAATGTAGCTTCTGGACGCAGGCAGGAGATCCGGTTCCGTTTGCATGTAAGGCAATCGAGTATAGATTGAAGTGA
- a CDS encoding LEA type 2 family protein, which produces MGISSGTRQIFRPWVLVLGTGILFNSCLLDLRENVKKLQTCKFRIIETKTEKVEILPFPPSPKIVMISKLEIENPNDSSVKIYKFDLGVFTSGTDGKEAELARVISEEETEVPAFSKTVIQLKIETSFEKRENKDKLLLGILVVTNLIAGKDPNLRMKGSVRYKTVLGEVDLPLDEKIRLLPKKPEYEI; this is translated from the coding sequence ATGGGAATCTCATCCGGTACGAGGCAAATATTTCGACCTTGGGTTTTAGTTTTAGGAACTGGTATCCTTTTTAATTCCTGCCTACTGGACCTAAGGGAGAATGTTAAAAAATTACAGACTTGTAAGTTTAGGATTATAGAAACCAAAACGGAAAAAGTGGAAATTCTGCCTTTTCCACCTTCTCCAAAGATCGTAATGATATCTAAATTGGAGATAGAGAATCCGAACGATTCTTCTGTTAAAATTTATAAGTTCGATCTTGGTGTTTTTACCTCAGGCACTGACGGAAAAGAAGCCGAATTAGCCAGGGTCATCTCGGAAGAAGAAACTGAAGTCCCTGCTTTTTCTAAAACCGTGATCCAACTCAAGATAGAAACAAGCTTTGAAAAGAGAGAAAACAAGGATAAACTATTACTTGGAATTTTAGTAGTCACGAACCTCATTGCCGGAAAAGATCCGAATTTGAGAATGAAAGGTAGCGTAAGATACAAAACCGTTTTAGGAGAAGTAGATCTTCCTTTGGATGAAAAAATACGATTATTACCTAAGAAGCCGGAGTATGAAATCTAA